One Gemmatimonadaceae bacterium genomic region harbors:
- a CDS encoding DUF47 family protein, whose amino-acid sequence MRLIPRDDRFFDLFAEMAGILVQSANTLQQLFAEPARIDEFQTNIKNLEHQADRLTAEANRKVDTTFVTPLDREDIHALVTRLDNVVDLIDGCARRAQIYRITEARDPAIRMCSVLGEACVQIREAVAAMKKPQMVYEHGVRIKRLEEQADAIYHETLGNLFAGAPDPLTVMKWKDLYDCLETAIDECHYVSLALESISLKNS is encoded by the coding sequence CGCTGAAATGGCCGGCATTCTCGTCCAGTCGGCCAATACGCTGCAGCAGCTCTTCGCCGAACCCGCCCGGATCGACGAATTCCAGACCAACATCAAGAACCTCGAGCACCAGGCTGACCGGCTCACGGCCGAGGCGAACCGCAAGGTCGACACGACCTTCGTGACGCCGCTCGACCGCGAGGACATCCACGCCCTGGTCACCCGCCTCGACAACGTGGTCGACCTGATCGACGGCTGCGCCCGCCGCGCCCAGATCTACCGCATCACCGAGGCCCGCGACCCGGCGATCCGCATGTGCTCCGTCCTCGGCGAGGCCTGCGTGCAGATCCGCGAGGCGGTGGCGGCGATGAAGAAGCCGCAGATGGTCTACGAGCATGGCGTGCGCATCAAGCGCCTCGAGGAACAGGCGGACGCCATCTACCACGAGACGCTCGGCAACCTCTTCGCCGGTGCGCCGGATCCCCTCACGGTGATGAAGTGGAAGGACCTGTACGACTGCCTGGAGACGGCCATCGACGAGTGTCACTACGTGTCGCTGGCACTCGAGAGCATCTCGCTCAAGAACAGCTGA